The following are from one region of the Takifugu rubripes chromosome 12, fTakRub1.2, whole genome shotgun sequence genome:
- the LOC101075908 gene encoding sialin isoform X2, with protein MPEQNGCSINAIRSDESEDTDCLIEKNTGPVLHRCCPIRLQLATLMFFGFAVVYALRVNFSVAMVAMVNTSDSKRVLNHSVVRACPLPSGKDNTSDTFEQPEGIPQYLWDPETQGWLLGGFFFGYLCTQIPGGYLSGHYGGRLFLGLGVLCTAVLTLLTPLAAQLGPTWLFVLRALEGFGEGVTFPAMMALWTRWAPPLERSRLMTFSGSGANFGAFVALPLTGYICQTLGWPAVFYICGGVGCIWAVFWFVLVSNDPRTHRWISHGEREYIINSIGPQGTGHGWSVPLLHMLLSVPLWAIIITQMCLNWSYYTLLTSLPTYMDNILHFDLKSNSFLSGLPYLGAWLFSVLSGVVADSLIERGVFSVTTVRKLLTFAGVLPSAAFLVAVGYVGCDHILTVTFLTLGSTIGGASASGVFINQIDIAPQFAGFLLGITNTFGTIPGVVAPIVTGYFTEDHTLAGWRKVFWVAALTNVVGAVIFTIFGSGNVQPWALMEEKREEVEANGTTPVPT; from the exons ATGCCTGAACAAAATGGCTGCTCCATCAATGCAATACGTTCAGATGAAAGCGAGGACACAGATTGCCTCATTGAGAAAAATACAG gaccAGTCCTGCATCGCTGCTGCCCCATTCGCCTCCAACTAGCCACCCTGATGTTTTTCGGCTTTGCAGTGGTCTATGCTCTCCGAGTCAACTTCAGTGTTGCTATGGTGGCGATGGTGAATACAAGTGACTCCAAACGAGTCCTCAACCACTCTGTAGTTCGTGCGTGTCCACTGCCATCTGGAAAAGACAACACGAGTGACACTTTTGAACAGCCTGAAGGA ATACCTCAGTATCTTTGGGACCCAGAGACCCAGGGCTGGCTCTTGGGAGGCTTCTTCTTTGGCTACCTTTGCACTCAGATCCCAGGGGGGTACCTGTCAGGCCATTATGGAGGTAGGCTCTTCCTGGGTTTGGGTGTTCTCTGCACTGCTGTCCTCACCCTGCTCACACCACTCGCTGCCCAGCTGGGGCCAACCTGGCTGTTTGTCTTAAGAGCACTGGAGGGATTTGGAGAG GGGGTCACCTTCCCAGCTATGATGGCGTTGTGGACTCGGTGGGCTCCTCCGCTGGAGCGTTCCCGTTTAATGACGTTTTCAGGATCTGGGGCCAACTTCGGTGCTTTTGTGGCTCTGCCGCTCACTGGCTACATCTGCCAGACGCTAGGCTGGCCCGCTGTCTTCTACATCTGTG GAGGTGTTGGTTGCATCTGGGCAGTCTTTTGGTTTGTATTAGTGTCCAATGACCCTCGTACTCATCGGTGGATCAGccatggagagagagaatacATCATAAATTCTATTGGACCTCAG GGTACAGGTCACGGCTGGTCAGTGCCCTTGTTACACATGCTGCTTTCAGTTCCTCTGTGGGCCATCATTATCACCCAGATGTGTTTAAACTGGTCTTACTACACTCTGCTCACCTCCCTGCCCACCTACATGGACAACATCTTGCACTTTGACCTGAAATCG aacaGTTTTCTGTCAGGTCTTCCATATCTGGGTGCCTGGTTGTTCTCCGTGTTGTCTGGGGTTGTAGCAGATTCCCTCATTGAAAGGGGAGTTTTCAGTGTCACCACTGTGCGTAAGCTTTTAACATTCGCAG GTGTCCTGCCATCCGCTGCTTTTCTTGTAGCCGTCGGCTACGTGGGCTGTGACCACATCCTCACTGTCACATTCCTCACCCTGGGCAGCACTATAGGAGGAGCTTCTGCCTCTGGAGTCTTTATAAACCAAATAGATATTGCTCCACA ATTTGCTGGATTCCTTCTGGGAATCACTAATACATTCGGAACCATTCCTGGAGTTGTGGCACCAATTGTTACAGGATACTTCACTGAGGAT CACACTCTTGCAGGCTGGAGAAAGGTATTCTGGGTAGCAGCCCTGACCAACGTTGTGGGAGCTGTTATCTTCACCATATTTGGAAGTGGGAACGTTCAACCATGGGCTCtaatggaggagaagagagaagaggttGAGGCAAATGGGACCACGCCCGTTCCTACATAA
- the LOC101075908 gene encoding sialin isoform X1 yields the protein MYGCIISTDIMPEQNGCSINAIRSDESEDTDCLIEKNTGPVLHRCCPIRLQLATLMFFGFAVVYALRVNFSVAMVAMVNTSDSKRVLNHSVVRACPLPSGKDNTSDTFEQPEGIPQYLWDPETQGWLLGGFFFGYLCTQIPGGYLSGHYGGRLFLGLGVLCTAVLTLLTPLAAQLGPTWLFVLRALEGFGEGVTFPAMMALWTRWAPPLERSRLMTFSGSGANFGAFVALPLTGYICQTLGWPAVFYICGGVGCIWAVFWFVLVSNDPRTHRWISHGEREYIINSIGPQGTGHGWSVPLLHMLLSVPLWAIIITQMCLNWSYYTLLTSLPTYMDNILHFDLKSNSFLSGLPYLGAWLFSVLSGVVADSLIERGVFSVTTVRKLLTFAGVLPSAAFLVAVGYVGCDHILTVTFLTLGSTIGGASASGVFINQIDIAPQFAGFLLGITNTFGTIPGVVAPIVTGYFTEDHTLAGWRKVFWVAALTNVVGAVIFTIFGSGNVQPWALMEEKREEVEANGTTPVPT from the exons ATGTATGGCTGCATAATTTCCACAGATATAATGCCTGAACAAAATGGCTGCTCCATCAATGCAATACGTTCAGATGAAAGCGAGGACACAGATTGCCTCATTGAGAAAAATACAG gaccAGTCCTGCATCGCTGCTGCCCCATTCGCCTCCAACTAGCCACCCTGATGTTTTTCGGCTTTGCAGTGGTCTATGCTCTCCGAGTCAACTTCAGTGTTGCTATGGTGGCGATGGTGAATACAAGTGACTCCAAACGAGTCCTCAACCACTCTGTAGTTCGTGCGTGTCCACTGCCATCTGGAAAAGACAACACGAGTGACACTTTTGAACAGCCTGAAGGA ATACCTCAGTATCTTTGGGACCCAGAGACCCAGGGCTGGCTCTTGGGAGGCTTCTTCTTTGGCTACCTTTGCACTCAGATCCCAGGGGGGTACCTGTCAGGCCATTATGGAGGTAGGCTCTTCCTGGGTTTGGGTGTTCTCTGCACTGCTGTCCTCACCCTGCTCACACCACTCGCTGCCCAGCTGGGGCCAACCTGGCTGTTTGTCTTAAGAGCACTGGAGGGATTTGGAGAG GGGGTCACCTTCCCAGCTATGATGGCGTTGTGGACTCGGTGGGCTCCTCCGCTGGAGCGTTCCCGTTTAATGACGTTTTCAGGATCTGGGGCCAACTTCGGTGCTTTTGTGGCTCTGCCGCTCACTGGCTACATCTGCCAGACGCTAGGCTGGCCCGCTGTCTTCTACATCTGTG GAGGTGTTGGTTGCATCTGGGCAGTCTTTTGGTTTGTATTAGTGTCCAATGACCCTCGTACTCATCGGTGGATCAGccatggagagagagaatacATCATAAATTCTATTGGACCTCAG GGTACAGGTCACGGCTGGTCAGTGCCCTTGTTACACATGCTGCTTTCAGTTCCTCTGTGGGCCATCATTATCACCCAGATGTGTTTAAACTGGTCTTACTACACTCTGCTCACCTCCCTGCCCACCTACATGGACAACATCTTGCACTTTGACCTGAAATCG aacaGTTTTCTGTCAGGTCTTCCATATCTGGGTGCCTGGTTGTTCTCCGTGTTGTCTGGGGTTGTAGCAGATTCCCTCATTGAAAGGGGAGTTTTCAGTGTCACCACTGTGCGTAAGCTTTTAACATTCGCAG GTGTCCTGCCATCCGCTGCTTTTCTTGTAGCCGTCGGCTACGTGGGCTGTGACCACATCCTCACTGTCACATTCCTCACCCTGGGCAGCACTATAGGAGGAGCTTCTGCCTCTGGAGTCTTTATAAACCAAATAGATATTGCTCCACA ATTTGCTGGATTCCTTCTGGGAATCACTAATACATTCGGAACCATTCCTGGAGTTGTGGCACCAATTGTTACAGGATACTTCACTGAGGAT CACACTCTTGCAGGCTGGAGAAAGGTATTCTGGGTAGCAGCCCTGACCAACGTTGTGGGAGCTGTTATCTTCACCATATTTGGAAGTGGGAACGTTCAACCATGGGCTCtaatggaggagaagagagaagaggttGAGGCAAATGGGACCACGCCCGTTCCTACATAA
- the mycbp gene encoding C-Myc-binding protein isoform X2, with amino-acid sequence MANPRASESKREQFRRYLEKSGVLDTLTSVLVALYEESDKPNNALDFIKCHLGAALPEPANTEALHMEVADLKQKCNLLIVENKELRNRLMQYEPDSLSGVAE; translated from the exons ATGGCCAACCCCAGA GCCTCGGAGTCGAAGCGAGAGCAATTTAGGAGGTATCTTGAAAAATCGGGAGTTCTTGACACTTTAACCAGCG tTTTGGTTGCCCTCTACGAAGAGTCCGACAAGCCGAATAATGCACTTGA TTTCATAAAGTGCCACCTGGGGGCAGCTCTTCCAGAGCCAGCAAACACTGAGGCTCTCCACATGGAGGTGGCAGATTTAAAGCAGAAATGCAACCTCCTCATAGTGGAGAACAAAGAACTGAGAAACAGG CTAATGCAGTATGAACCCGATTCACTGAGTGGAGTCGCTGAGTGA
- the mycbp gene encoding C-Myc-binding protein isoform X1 codes for MANPRVSVSKETKASESKREQFRRYLEKSGVLDTLTSVLVALYEESDKPNNALDFIKCHLGAALPEPANTEALHMEVADLKQKCNLLIVENKELRNRLMQYEPDSLSGVAE; via the exons ATGGCCAACCCCAGAGTGAGTGTTTCCAAGGAAACCAAG GCCTCGGAGTCGAAGCGAGAGCAATTTAGGAGGTATCTTGAAAAATCGGGAGTTCTTGACACTTTAACCAGCG tTTTGGTTGCCCTCTACGAAGAGTCCGACAAGCCGAATAATGCACTTGA TTTCATAAAGTGCCACCTGGGGGCAGCTCTTCCAGAGCCAGCAAACACTGAGGCTCTCCACATGGAGGTGGCAGATTTAAAGCAGAAATGCAACCTCCTCATAGTGGAGAACAAAGAACTGAGAAACAGG CTAATGCAGTATGAACCCGATTCACTGAGTGGAGTCGCTGAGTGA
- the LOC101076356 gene encoding gap junction alpha-9 protein-like: MGDWNFLGGILEEVHIHSTMVGKIWLTILFIFRMLVLGVAAEDVWNDEQSDFICNTDQPGCRNVCYDQAFPISLIRYWVLQVIFVSSPSLVYMGHAIYQLRALEKERHCKKVALRREMEAVDVELVEVRKRIEKEMRQLEQGKLNKAPLRGSLLCTYVAHIVTRSLVEVSFMMGQYILYGHHLKPLYKCEREPCPNVVDCFVSRPTEKTVFMMFMQAIACLSLFLSLLEIIHLGFKKLKKCILNFFPHLKDDPDEFYISKSKKNSVVHQVCAGTSVAGKTTIPTAPCGYTLLMEKQGNGPNYSLLNASSAFIPIQGDPGAKSDRRKDGKEGIPSPTEQNSNSNNTSSDTHSLPVDKHEEPEEPLVTSEYPTLPVADATSCPTLSGITRKSRRISPPWNCSTLPEGNGSDSGDSYLGGNSIKQRSSCVGPRARILSKSDTKKPGRPQSPDSAGELSSASRHSNESNSPTASPPNRRVSAASSASSRRAPTDLQI; encoded by the coding sequence ATGGGAGACTGGAATTTCCTTGGAGGAATCTTAGAGGAGGTGCATATCCACTCCACCATGGTGGGCAAGATCTGGCTGACCATCCTGTTCATATTTCGGATGTTAGTACTGGGAGTTGCTGCGGAGGATGTGTGGAATGACGAACAGTCTGATTTCATCTGCAACACCGACCAGCCTGGTTGTCGAAATGTCTGTTATGACCAGGCTTTCCCCATCTCCCTCATTCGATACTGGGTGCTTCAGGTGATTTTcgtgtcctccccctccttggTCTACATGGGCCATGCCATTTATCAACTGCGAGCTCTGGAGAAGGAACGCCACTGTAAGAAGGTGGCATTACGCCGGGAGATGGAAGCAGTGGATGTGGAATTGGTGGAGGTAAGGAAGAGAATTGAAAAAGAGATGAGGCAGCTAGAGCAGGGCAAACTCAACAAGGCACCACTGAGAGGGTCTCTATTGTGTACTTATGTGGCCCACATTGTGACTCGCTCGTTGGTAGAGGTCAGCTTCATGATGGGTCAGTACATCTTGTATGGACACCACCTGAAACCTCTTTACAAGTGTGAGCGAGAGCCGTGCCCAAATGTGGTGGACTGCTTTGTGTCCAGACccacagagaaaacagtttttaTGATGTTCATGCAAGCCATTGCCTGCCTCTCACTCTTTCTCAGTCTTCTTGAGATTATCCACCTGGGATTTAAGAAGCTTAAGAAGTGTATCTTGAACTTCTTCCCACACCTGAAAGATGATCCTGATGAATTTTACATTAGCAAGTCAAAAAAGAACTCAGTCGTGCATCAGGTGTGTGCTGGAACATCTGTAGCTGGAAAGACAACTATTCCCACAGCGCCATGTGGATACACGTTGCTGATGGAGAAGCAGGGCAATGGGCCCAACTACTCGCTTCTCAATGCCTCCTCTGCTTTCATTCCAATACAAGGGGACCCTGGTGCAAAGTCAGATCGGCGTAAGGATGGCAAGGAGGGAATTCCAAGTCCTACAGAACAAAACAGTAATTCCAACAACACCAGCAGCGACACACATTCTCTTCCTGTGGATAAACatgaggagccagaggagccccTGGTGACCTCTGAATATCCTACTCTCCCTGTTGCCGACGCCACCTCCTGCCCAACCCTGTCAGGCATTACCAGGAAGTCACGGAGGATCAGCCCACCTTGGAACTGCTCCACTCTACCAGAAGGGAATGGCTCAGACAGTGGGGATTCCTACCTGGGGGGCAACAGCATCAAGCAACGCAGCAGCTGTGTTGGGCCCCGTGCAAGGATTCTCTCCAaatcagacactaaaaagccTGGCAGACCACAAAGCCCGGACTCAGCAGGTGAGCTGAGTTCGGCGTCTCGTCACAGCAATGAGAGTAACAGCCCCACAGCTTCACCCCCAAACCGCAGAGTGTCAGCAGCAAGTAGTGCCAGCAGCCGGCGAGCTCCGACTGACCTACAGATATAA
- the LOC101076815 gene encoding serine/arginine-rich splicing factor 10-like isoform X2: protein MKIKVKHGQSIFEDVRDAEDALHSLDRKWVCGRQIEIQFAQGDRKTPNQMKSKERRSPGRSSRYDDYDRDSRRRRSRSRSYERYRSRSPSSDHYRRRSESPRESRGRMCPRGRSRSREDERYKHRPRRESRGRSRSRSKSASPREKVNPATSSHYPEEEVRGAHSRSQSASRSRSRSRSRSRSWAGRKSRGH, encoded by the exons ATGAAGATCAAAGTCAAGCATGGGCAAAG TATATTTGAAGATGTGCGTGATGCAGAAGATGCCCTTCACAGCCTGGACAGAAAGTGGGTGTGTGGCCGACAGATTGAAATCCAGTTTGCCCAGGGTGACCGAAAAA CACCAAATCAGATGAAGTCAAAGGAACGGCGCTCTCCGGGCAGATCATCTCGGTACGACGACTATGACCGCGACAGCCGGCGCAGGCGTTCACGCAGCCGCAGCTATGAGAGATACCGATCCCGCAGCCCTTCTTCTGATCACTACCGCCGACGATCAGAGAGCCCTCGAGA GTCCCGTGGGCGGATGTGCCCAAGAGGACGAAGCAGGAGCCGTGAGGATGAAAG GTACAAACACCGGCCCCGTAGAGAGTCGCGAGGGAGATCTCGATCCCGCTCCAAATCTGCATCTCCACGGGAAAAGGTCAACCCTGCCACGTCATCCCATTACCCCGAAGAAGAAGTACGAGGAGCGCACTCCAGGTCCCAGTCTGCATCGAGATCTCGCTCGCGTTCACGCTCTCGCTCACGATCCTGGGCCGGACGCAAATCCAGAGGGCACTAG
- the LOC101076815 gene encoding serine/arginine-rich splicing factor 10-like isoform X1 — translation MARYMRPPNTSLFVRNISDESRPEDLRREFGRYGPIVDVYIPLDFYTRQPRGFAYIQFEDVRDAEDALHSLDRKWVCGRQIEIQFAQGDRKTPNQMKSKERRSPGRSSRYDDYDRDSRRRRSRSRSYERYRSRSPSSDHYRRRSESPRESRGRMCPRGRSRSREDERYKHRPRRESRGRSRSRSKSASPREKVNPATSSHYPEEEVRGAHSRSQSASRSRSRSRSRSRSWAGRKSRGH, via the exons GCCTGAGGATTTGCGGCGTGAGTTTGGCCGTTATGGGCCGATAGTAGATGTCTACATCCCACTTGACTTCTATACACGTCAACCGAGAGGATTTGCATACATTCA ATTTGAAGATGTGCGTGATGCAGAAGATGCCCTTCACAGCCTGGACAGAAAGTGGGTGTGTGGCCGACAGATTGAAATCCAGTTTGCCCAGGGTGACCGAAAAA CACCAAATCAGATGAAGTCAAAGGAACGGCGCTCTCCGGGCAGATCATCTCGGTACGACGACTATGACCGCGACAGCCGGCGCAGGCGTTCACGCAGCCGCAGCTATGAGAGATACCGATCCCGCAGCCCTTCTTCTGATCACTACCGCCGACGATCAGAGAGCCCTCGAGA GTCCCGTGGGCGGATGTGCCCAAGAGGACGAAGCAGGAGCCGTGAGGATGAAAG GTACAAACACCGGCCCCGTAGAGAGTCGCGAGGGAGATCTCGATCCCGCTCCAAATCTGCATCTCCACGGGAAAAGGTCAACCCTGCCACGTCATCCCATTACCCCGAAGAAGAAGTACGAGGAGCGCACTCCAGGTCCCAGTCTGCATCGAGATCTCGCTCGCGTTCACGCTCTCGCTCACGATCCTGGGCCGGACGCAAATCCAGAGGGCACTAG